The Flavobacterium piscisymbiosum genome includes a region encoding these proteins:
- a CDS encoding (Fe-S)-binding protein yields the protein MKIGLFIPCYVDQFYPKVGIATYELLQKLGCEVHFPMGQTCCGQPMANSGYQYLTKGCDANFIANFAGFDYIVCPSGSCVLHVKEHLHDEKQEEVAAEMRKKVFELTEFITDILKVDTIEGNFPYRVGMHVSCHGQRGLKLSQMTELNAPFFSKPEQLLHNIKGLDLVSLSRKDECCGFGGTFCVTEEAVSVKMGQDRIKDHENHHVDYITGGDMSCLMHLEGILKRQKSPIKTIHIAEILNSLEN from the coding sequence ATGAAAATCGGATTATTTATACCGTGTTATGTCGATCAGTTTTACCCAAAAGTAGGGATTGCAACTTATGAACTTTTGCAGAAATTAGGTTGCGAGGTTCATTTTCCAATGGGGCAAACCTGCTGCGGACAGCCTATGGCGAATAGCGGATACCAATATTTAACCAAAGGCTGTGATGCAAATTTTATCGCCAATTTTGCCGGATTCGATTATATTGTTTGCCCTTCCGGAAGTTGTGTTTTACATGTAAAAGAACATTTGCATGACGAAAAACAAGAAGAAGTAGCAGCAGAAATGCGAAAGAAAGTTTTCGAATTAACGGAGTTTATTACCGATATTTTAAAAGTAGATACTATAGAAGGAAATTTCCCGTACAGAGTAGGAATGCACGTAAGTTGTCATGGTCAACGCGGATTAAAGCTTTCGCAGATGACAGAACTTAATGCGCCATTTTTCTCTAAACCAGAGCAATTACTGCACAATATAAAAGGATTAGATTTGGTTTCTTTATCCAGAAAAGATGAATGTTGCGGTTTTGGAGGAACATTTTGTGTTACTGAAGAAGCTGTTTCGGTAAAAATGGGACAAGACCGAATAAAAGATCATGAAAACCATCATGTAGATTATATTACCGGTGGAGATATGTCGTGTTTGATGCATTTAGAAGGAATTCTAAAAAGGCAAAAAAGCCCCATCAAAACCATTCATATTGCTGAAATATTAAATTCGTTGGAAAATTAA
- a CDS encoding FGGY-family carbohydrate kinase, with amino-acid sequence MNVVAIFDIGKTNKKVFLFDENYKIVWEKSVNLDETLDEDGFPCEDIEVLKNWIFDRLAEIKNLTDYVLKAINFSTYGASFVYIDEKGKVLTPLYNYLKEYPEELKNDFYNKYKGQETFAVKTASPVLGSLNSGMQIYRLKEKNPELFDQVKYCLHLPQYLSFLLTNEAYADITSIGCHTNLWNFKKMKYHKWLKNEGISDKIPPLHYGKDIIKKEDGLAIGVGLHDSSSAIIPYTINFTEPFVLLSTGTWSISLNPFNNKQLTFEELQHDCLCYMQYTEKPVKAARLFSGNEHELQTKRLAEHFKVPIDTYKEVYFDKKIVSNLRALNFQIIYPKKYDFDILKECPFQKRDLDNFKSYEIAYHQLMLDLVEQQFFSTNLVIHNSSVKKIFVDGGFSKNSIFMNLLAEAYPDIEVFAASMAQASALGAALAIHQNWNPKPIQNDLIDLKFYKH; translated from the coding sequence ATGAATGTAGTTGCAATTTTTGACATTGGTAAAACAAACAAGAAAGTATTTTTATTTGATGAAAATTATAAAATTGTCTGGGAAAAATCAGTAAATCTTGACGAAACCCTCGACGAAGATGGTTTTCCCTGCGAAGATATCGAAGTCCTTAAAAACTGGATATTCGATCGATTGGCAGAAATTAAAAATCTAACGGATTACGTTTTAAAGGCCATCAATTTTAGTACTTACGGTGCTAGTTTTGTTTACATTGATGAAAAAGGAAAAGTTTTAACTCCTCTATACAATTACTTAAAAGAGTATCCGGAGGAGTTAAAAAACGACTTTTATAATAAATACAAAGGACAAGAAACTTTTGCAGTCAAAACGGCTTCGCCCGTATTGGGAAGTCTGAATTCTGGAATGCAGATTTACAGGCTCAAAGAAAAAAATCCGGAACTATTCGATCAGGTAAAATACTGTTTGCATTTACCGCAGTATTTGAGTTTTCTTTTAACCAATGAAGCTTACGCTGATATTACAAGTATTGGATGCCATACCAATCTTTGGAATTTTAAAAAGATGAAGTATCATAAATGGCTCAAAAATGAAGGTATTTCAGATAAAATTCCACCGCTTCATTACGGAAAAGATATTATAAAAAAAGAAGACGGACTAGCCATTGGTGTTGGACTTCACGACAGTTCATCGGCTATTATTCCGTACACAATAAACTTTACAGAACCTTTTGTTTTATTGTCGACCGGAACATGGAGTATTTCCCTGAATCCTTTCAATAATAAACAATTGACTTTTGAAGAATTGCAGCACGATTGTTTGTGTTATATGCAATACACAGAAAAGCCTGTAAAAGCAGCACGTCTGTTTTCAGGGAACGAACACGAATTACAAACAAAAAGATTGGCAGAACATTTTAAAGTGCCTATAGATACTTATAAAGAGGTTTATTTCGATAAAAAGATAGTGTCGAATTTGCGAGCGCTAAACTTTCAGATTATTTATCCAAAGAAATATGATTTTGATATTCTAAAAGAATGTCCGTTTCAAAAGAGAGATCTTGATAATTTTAAAAGCTACGAAATCGCCTATCATCAATTGATGCTGGATTTGGTAGAGCAACAGTTTTTTTCGACTAATCTGGTCATTCACAATAGTTCCGTAAAGAAGATTTTTGTAGATGGAGGCTTTAGTAAAAATTCAATTTTCATGAATTTATTGGCCGAAGCTTATCCGGATATCGAAGTTTTTGCCGCTTCGATGGCGCAGGCAAGTGCGTTGGGTGCTGCATTGGCGATTCATCAAAACTGGAATCCAAAACCGATCCAGAATGATTTGATTGATTTGAAGTTTTATAAGCATTGA
- a CDS encoding TIM barrel protein, which produces MLIGSNNIASHNDDLLKKHQNKFAFTVSEIGDTESIIQKLIDFQIAIPSWALGTGGTRFGRFAGGGEPRSIEEKIEDVGLLHALNNASGAISLHIPWDIPQDYKAIKSLAAQHNLRFDAMNSNTFQDQAGQDNSYKFGSLQNVNKAVRKQAIAHNIEVIQHGIELGSESLTIWLADGSSFPGQLNFRKAYQNTLESLEEIYDALPSNWKLFLEYKCAEPNFYSTTVADWGQSYSYVKKLGDKAQTLVDLGHHLPNANIEQIVSLLLMEEKLGGFHFNDSKYGDDDLTAGALKPYQLFLIFNELVEGMDARGMNHAKDLGWMIDASHNIKDPLEDLLQSVEAIMIAYAQALLVDRKALEKAQEENDVVKAQEILQDAFRTDVRALVAEARLRSGAALNPVELYRSLSVRKNLIGERGLKTLATGL; this is translated from the coding sequence ATGTTAATCGGATCAAACAATATCGCATCTCACAACGACGATTTATTAAAAAAACATCAAAATAAATTTGCCTTTACAGTATCAGAAATTGGTGATACAGAATCTATTATTCAAAAATTGATCGATTTTCAAATCGCGATTCCATCTTGGGCTTTAGGAACAGGTGGAACACGTTTTGGTCGTTTTGCAGGAGGTGGAGAGCCACGTTCTATCGAAGAAAAAATCGAAGATGTAGGTTTGCTTCATGCTTTAAACAATGCTTCAGGAGCGATTTCTTTACATATTCCGTGGGATATTCCACAGGATTATAAAGCCATAAAAAGTCTTGCTGCACAACACAATTTAAGATTTGATGCCATGAATTCGAATACCTTTCAGGATCAGGCAGGTCAGGACAATTCGTATAAATTTGGATCATTACAAAACGTAAACAAAGCAGTTCGCAAACAAGCAATTGCTCATAATATAGAAGTTATCCAACACGGAATCGAATTAGGATCAGAATCACTAACAATTTGGTTAGCCGATGGATCTTCTTTTCCGGGACAATTAAACTTTAGAAAAGCCTACCAAAATACATTAGAAAGTTTAGAAGAAATCTACGATGCATTACCTTCAAACTGGAAATTATTTTTAGAATACAAATGTGCCGAACCTAATTTTTATTCCACAACAGTGGCAGATTGGGGACAATCGTATTCGTATGTGAAAAAATTAGGAGACAAAGCACAAACTTTGGTCGATTTAGGACATCATTTACCAAATGCCAATATCGAGCAAATCGTTTCATTATTATTGATGGAAGAAAAACTGGGAGGTTTTCACTTTAATGATTCAAAATACGGAGATGATGATTTAACAGCCGGAGCTTTAAAACCTTATCAATTATTCTTGATTTTTAATGAATTAGTAGAAGGAATGGACGCTCGCGGAATGAATCACGCCAAAGATTTAGGCTGGATGATCGATGCTTCTCACAACATAAAAGATCCTTTAGAAGATTTATTACAATCTGTAGAAGCCATTATGATTGCATATGCCCAGGCTCTTTTGGTAGACAGAAAAGCATTAGAAAAAGCGCAGGAAGAAAATGATGTTGTAAAAGCACAGGAAATCCTTCAGGACGCTTTCCGTACAGATGTTCGTGCATTGGTTGCCGAGGCTCGTTTACGTTCAGGCGCGGCATTAAATCCGGTGGAATTGTACAGAAGCCTTTCTGTTAGAAAAAATCTAATTGGTGAAAGAGGACTAAAAACATTGGCGACAGGATTGTAA
- a CDS encoding bifunctional aldolase/short-chain dehydrogenase: protein MSNININNMTFKHVSYLWDDAKAAALAGDEVALFIYRSNLLGADLRLTNYGGGNTSVKITDKDPLTGETSEVMWIKGSGGDIGTLTKSGCAALYLDRLRNLENVYRGIEFEDEMVELFNHCIFDLASKAPSIDTPLHGFLPFKHIDHLHPDAAIAIAAAKDGAKITDELFDGEIGWVGWQRPGFDLGLQLRSCLEEAEKKGKKLRGIMLGSHGLFTWGDTAYESYVNTLEVIEKCAEYLESNYGKKRAVFGGKKIDSLPEADRKLKAAKVAPILRGFCSSERQMIGHYTDDARVLEFINSNDLSKLAPLGTSCPDHFLRTKISPLVLTLEPNEDLSDVDAIKAKLTPAFEAYRVMYKDYYNTCKKSNSPAMRDPNPVVILYPGVGMFTFAKDKTMARLASEYYINAVNVMKGAEAVSEYTSLPHQEAFDIEYWLLEEAKLQRMPKPKALSGRVAVITGSAGGIGKAIAKKFAQEGACVVINDINEERLEQATAEFIKLFGKDAVSSTLLNVTDEKSTEKALDEASLAFGGADIIVNNAGISISKSIAEHTLEEWDRLYDILVKGQFIVSKAGIEVMRKQGFGGDIVNIVSKNAVVAGPNNPGYGSAKAAQAHLTRLMAAELGADKIRVNTVNPDAVISDSNIWSGGWAEGRAKAYGITVAELPAYYAKRTLLNEIILPDDIANACFAFVGGLLDKSTGNALNVDGGVSMGFYR from the coding sequence ATGTCGAATATAAATATAAATAATATGACTTTTAAGCATGTAAGCTATCTTTGGGATGACGCTAAGGCAGCAGCATTGGCAGGAGATGAAGTAGCGCTTTTCATTTATCGATCTAATTTATTAGGAGCCGATTTAAGATTGACAAACTATGGCGGTGGAAATACGTCGGTAAAAATTACTGATAAAGATCCGTTAACCGGAGAAACCTCTGAAGTAATGTGGATTAAAGGTTCTGGTGGAGACATTGGTACACTAACAAAATCAGGTTGTGCGGCACTTTATCTGGACCGTCTTCGTAATCTTGAAAATGTATACAGAGGAATAGAATTCGAAGACGAAATGGTCGAATTATTCAATCACTGTATTTTCGATTTGGCTTCAAAAGCACCTTCTATAGATACGCCTTTACATGGTTTTTTGCCTTTCAAACATATCGATCACTTACATCCTGATGCAGCCATTGCAATCGCTGCAGCCAAAGACGGAGCTAAAATTACCGACGAATTATTCGACGGCGAAATTGGCTGGGTAGGATGGCAGCGTCCTGGTTTTGACTTGGGGCTTCAGTTAAGAAGTTGTCTGGAAGAGGCAGAGAAAAAAGGAAAAAAATTACGTGGTATCATGTTAGGTTCTCACGGTTTGTTTACCTGGGGAGATACTGCTTACGAAAGTTATGTAAACACACTTGAGGTAATCGAGAAATGTGCTGAATATTTAGAAAGTAACTACGGAAAAAAACGTGCTGTTTTTGGAGGTAAAAAAATAGACAGTCTTCCTGAGGCTGATCGTAAATTAAAAGCGGCAAAAGTAGCACCAATTCTTAGAGGTTTCTGTTCATCAGAACGTCAAATGATTGGGCATTATACAGATGATGCAAGAGTTTTGGAATTCATTAATTCTAATGATTTATCAAAACTGGCTCCACTTGGAACTTCTTGTCCGGATCACTTTTTACGTACCAAAATCAGTCCTTTGGTTTTAACCTTAGAACCAAACGAAGATTTATCAGATGTTGATGCGATCAAAGCAAAATTAACACCTGCTTTTGAAGCGTATCGCGTCATGTACAAAGACTATTATAATACTTGCAAAAAGTCGAATTCGCCTGCAATGCGTGACCCAAATCCGGTTGTGATTTTATATCCGGGAGTTGGTATGTTTACGTTTGCTAAAGATAAAACAATGGCGCGTTTGGCATCAGAATATTATATCAATGCAGTCAATGTAATGAAAGGTGCCGAAGCAGTTTCAGAATATACTTCGCTGCCACATCAGGAAGCTTTTGATATTGAATATTGGTTGCTTGAAGAAGCCAAACTGCAACGTATGCCAAAACCAAAAGCACTTTCAGGAAGAGTAGCTGTAATTACAGGTTCGGCAGGCGGAATTGGTAAGGCAATTGCCAAAAAGTTTGCTCAGGAAGGTGCTTGTGTGGTCATCAACGACATCAACGAAGAACGTTTAGAACAAGCTACAGCTGAGTTTATTAAACTATTTGGTAAAGATGCTGTTTCAAGCACATTACTAAATGTAACAGACGAAAAAAGTACAGAAAAAGCATTAGACGAAGCTTCATTAGCTTTTGGAGGTGCAGATATTATAGTGAATAATGCAGGAATTAGTATTTCTAAATCTATTGCAGAACATACCCTTGAAGAATGGGACAGATTGTATGATATTTTGGTAAAAGGACAATTTATTGTTTCGAAAGCCGGAATCGAAGTCATGCGCAAACAAGGATTTGGCGGAGATATCGTAAACATTGTATCTAAAAATGCAGTTGTTGCGGGGCCAAATAATCCGGGTTACGGTTCGGCCAAAGCAGCTCAGGCACATTTAACACGTTTAATGGCAGCTGAATTAGGTGCCGATAAAATTCGTGTAAATACAGTAAATCCTGATGCAGTAATCTCAGATTCTAATATTTGGTCTGGTGGCTGGGCAGAAGGTCGTGCAAAAGCATACGGTATTACGGTTGCCGAGTTACCGGCTTATTATGCAAAACGTACGTTACTAAATGAAATTATATTGCCGGATGATATTGCAAACGCTTGTTTTGCATTCGTTGGCGGTTTGCTGGACAAATCAACAGGAAACGCCCTGAATGTAGACGGCGGAGTATCAATGGGCTTTTACAGATAG
- the rhaT gene encoding L-rhamnose/proton symporter RhaT, translating into MESLLGIIFHSIGGFSSGSFYMPFKKVKDWAWESYWIVGGFFSWLIVPPIAAYLTIPNFVDIIVTASPTIKAFTFLMGLIWGVGGLTYGLGVRYLGMSLGNSIILGFCSAFGALVPSVYYDLYPTEGKISFTDMLSNPGGRLVLAGVLVCLIGIAISGKAGILKEKDFATGHEDKDKDFSLVKGLIIAVISGILSSFFNYGIEAGKPMAETAVNYGCNPLFQNNVTYIVLMWGGLTTNFIWCMYLNFKNKTFSDYTNTKTPIARNVLFSGIAGTMWFLQFFFYGMGESKLGNGASSWILHMATIILTANFWGFYLKEWAGVSKRTLRTFGWGIALIMLSIVLVGIGNSL; encoded by the coding sequence ATGGAATCATTATTAGGAATCATTTTTCATTCTATCGGAGGATTTTCTTCAGGTAGTTTTTATATGCCATTTAAAAAAGTAAAAGATTGGGCTTGGGAAAGCTACTGGATCGTGGGAGGATTTTTCTCCTGGCTAATAGTACCGCCCATTGCTGCCTATTTAACGATTCCAAATTTTGTCGATATCATTGTAACAGCATCGCCAACCATAAAAGCTTTCACCTTTTTGATGGGATTAATTTGGGGAGTTGGAGGATTAACCTACGGCTTGGGAGTTCGCTATTTAGGAATGTCTTTAGGAAACTCTATTATCCTTGGATTTTGTTCTGCTTTTGGTGCCTTGGTTCCTTCAGTTTATTACGATTTATATCCAACAGAAGGTAAAATTTCGTTTACCGATATGCTTTCAAATCCAGGCGGACGTCTTGTTCTGGCAGGAGTTTTAGTTTGTCTTATAGGAATTGCCATTTCCGGAAAAGCAGGAATCTTAAAAGAAAAAGATTTTGCAACAGGACACGAGGATAAAGACAAAGATTTTAGTTTAGTAAAAGGTTTAATTATCGCCGTTATTTCGGGAATTCTGAGTTCGTTTTTTAATTACGGAATCGAAGCTGGAAAACCAATGGCAGAAACCGCAGTAAATTATGGCTGTAATCCGTTATTCCAAAACAATGTGACCTATATAGTTTTGATGTGGGGAGGTCTTACCACCAACTTTATCTGGTGCATGTACCTTAATTTCAAAAATAAAACTTTCTCAGATTATACCAATACCAAAACGCCAATTGCCAGAAACGTACTTTTTTCGGGTATTGCAGGAACGATGTGGTTTTTACAATTTTTCTTTTACGGAATGGGAGAAAGCAAATTAGGAAACGGCGCAAGTTCATGGATTTTGCACATGGCAACCATTATCCTGACAGCAAATTTCTGGGGCTTTTATCTTAAAGAATGGGCAGGAGTTTCTAAAAGAACTCTTAGAACTTTTGGTTGGGGAATTGCACTGATCATGCTATCAATTGTTTTAGTCGGAATTGGAAACTCATTATAA
- a CDS encoding GntR family transcriptional regulator codes for MIKLIKIDEESRIPKYKQIVDSILQNIANGNLKINQKIPSINSFSEEFYMSRDTVEKAYNILKERKIISSIRGKGYYITRTKLESKVNILFVLNKLSAYKMKTYNSFINTIGANAHTDLHIYHCDETLFLNLLDKFEGAYDYYVITTHFKTDELKHLSFTDEVAKAIQNIPEDKLVLMDNIKLGMQGEIIKIYQDFENDIYNALKEGLAKITKYEKLILVYPDKAVYPYPRRILHGFRKFCVEHEINFEILSEVYDDMILKKGDLFITIEESDLVNLMKQIRDEKFTLGKDIGVISYNDTPLKELLGITVMSTDFNVMGETAARMILNKEKGQVKVPFNFIDRNSI; via the coding sequence ATGATTAAATTAATTAAAATAGATGAAGAGTCCAGGATTCCTAAATACAAACAAATTGTAGATTCGATCCTGCAGAATATTGCCAACGGAAACTTAAAAATAAATCAAAAAATACCCTCTATAAATAGCTTTAGCGAGGAGTTTTATATGTCGAGAGATACTGTCGAAAAGGCGTATAATATTTTAAAGGAGCGAAAAATCATTTCTTCTATAAGAGGAAAAGGATATTATATTACCCGAACTAAACTGGAATCTAAGGTAAATATCCTCTTTGTGTTAAATAAGCTTAGTGCTTATAAAATGAAGACTTACAACTCATTCATCAATACAATTGGAGCAAATGCGCATACTGATTTGCATATTTACCACTGCGACGAAACCTTGTTTTTGAACTTACTGGATAAATTTGAAGGTGCTTACGATTATTATGTGATTACAACGCATTTTAAAACCGATGAATTAAAACACTTGAGTTTTACTGATGAAGTTGCGAAAGCGATCCAGAATATCCCAGAGGACAAACTTGTTTTAATGGATAATATCAAACTGGGGATGCAGGGCGAAATTATCAAGATTTATCAGGATTTTGAAAATGATATTTATAACGCCTTAAAGGAAGGTCTTGCCAAAATAACAAAATACGAAAAACTAATTCTCGTATATCCTGACAAAGCGGTTTATCCGTATCCGCGTAGAATTTTGCATGGGTTTAGAAAATTTTGTGTGGAGCATGAAATCAATTTTGAAATTCTAAGCGAAGTCTACGATGATATGATTCTAAAAAAAGGGGATTTATTCATCACCATCGAAGAATCGGATTTGGTGAATTTAATGAAACAAATTCGTGATGAAAAATTTACTCTGGGTAAAGATATTGGCGTGATTTCGTATAACGATACACCTTTGAAAGAGTTATTGGGGATAACGGTGATGTCTACCGATTTTAATGTAATGGGAGAAACTGCTGCCCGAATGATTCTGAATAAAGAAAAAGGACAGGTAAAAGTGCCGTTTAATTTTATTGATCGAAATTCTATTTAG
- a CDS encoding REP-associated tyrosine transposase, with amino-acid sequence MKEGYVIRDQKLPHFITSTVVDWIDVFTRQTYRDIVIDCFDYCIKNKGMILYGYVIMSNHIHLIVQSEEGKLSDLIRDFKKFIAKNILDKIQSSPESRKEWMLERFKLAAQKHQRNKEYQFWQYGNHAEEIYSTAFMWSKLHYIHLNPVRAGLVAKASDYIYSSAANYVNNSGLLEIEKVDNPIVNVLDPKSLTLYNLY; translated from the coding sequence ATGAAAGAAGGATATGTAATTCGAGATCAAAAATTACCTCATTTTATAACATCAACAGTTGTAGACTGGATTGATGTTTTTACACGTCAAACGTACAGAGACATTGTAATTGACTGTTTCGATTATTGTATTAAAAATAAAGGAATGATTTTGTATGGCTATGTTATTATGAGCAATCATATTCATTTAATTGTTCAGTCTGAAGAAGGGAAATTGTCAGATTTAATTAGGGATTTTAAAAAGTTTATTGCAAAAAATATTTTAGATAAAATTCAAAGCAGTCCTGAAAGCAGAAAAGAATGGATGCTGGAACGTTTTAAACTTGCAGCTCAAAAACATCAGCGTAATAAAGAATATCAATTCTGGCAATATGGAAATCATGCAGAGGAAATTTATTCAACAGCCTTTATGTGGTCTAAATTGCATTATATACATTTGAATCCTGTGAGAGCCGGATTGGTTGCAAAAGCCTCGGATTATATTTATTCTAGTGCAGCTAATTATGTTAATAATTCAGGATTATTAGAAATTGAAAAAGTTGATAATCCAATAGTAAATGTTTTAGATCCAAAATCTTTAACTCTATATAATTTATATTAA
- a CDS encoding DUF1266 domain-containing protein, which translates to MGIFSKIFNAFKSIRLNDKNVIVGQQLDYLLVSAMYAEQQSAYLNSYETGLSKSTLKTLLEDYWSIYDKEAAAEILLDLQDRNQDQYIEVVYDAFENKENYVTILKSNLPAEEEIFKKYLDIYRNLNNVVPELIEQNVIKDFVQIKKIKDAAWNYGRGAFLSRCCYEAGYLSELEMKEYLRKSFTELKKYCTTWEEYTISYIFGRALWGGPNNSGMIQIADDLLHNAKSPLKDKKYL; encoded by the coding sequence ATGGGCATATTTTCAAAGATTTTCAATGCGTTTAAAAGCATTCGATTAAACGATAAAAATGTAATAGTTGGTCAGCAATTAGATTATTTATTAGTTAGTGCTATGTATGCTGAACAACAATCTGCCTATCTTAATTCGTATGAAACCGGACTTAGTAAATCGACATTAAAGACGCTTTTAGAAGATTATTGGAGTATCTATGATAAAGAGGCTGCCGCAGAAATACTTTTGGATCTGCAGGACAGAAATCAGGATCAATATATCGAGGTCGTTTATGATGCTTTCGAAAATAAAGAGAACTACGTTACGATTTTAAAGTCGAATTTACCTGCCGAAGAAGAAATCTTCAAGAAGTATCTAGATATATATCGTAATCTTAACAATGTGGTGCCTGAGCTTATAGAGCAAAATGTTATTAAAGATTTTGTGCAAATAAAAAAGATCAAAGATGCGGCATGGAATTATGGCAGAGGAGCATTTTTATCACGTTGTTGTTATGAGGCTGGTTATCTTTCTGAATTAGAGATGAAAGAATATCTGAGAAAATCATTTACTGAGCTTAAAAAATATTGTACTACATGGGAAGAATATACCATTAGTTACATATTTGGAAGAGCACTTTGGGGAGGCCCAAACAACAGCGGAATGATTCAAATTGCTGATGATCTGCTTCATAATGCAAAAAGTCCTTTAAAAGATAAGAAGTATTTGTAA